CACGCTCTCCACGAGCACCTGCAAGGCCGAGAACGACGCTCTGCCGCTCAAGGTCGAGACCATTCCCCAGGCTCAGCTGGACCAGAAGCTCCAGCTGCTCGCCGGCCAGGACGCGCTGCCCTCGATGTTCGCCGCAGGCAACGCCCCGGCGCTGACCAAGCAGCTTGCCAAGGGCGGCAAGGTGGCGGACCTCGCGATGGAGCTGGAGCGGCTCGGGGTGCTCGACCAGCTCGAGCCGGCTGCGGTCTCCACGATCAAGGCCCTGTACGGCGGCAAGCTGATGGCCCTGCCGTACGAGTACAACATCGAAGGGATCTTCTACAACAAGAAGCTCTTCCAGGAGAACGGCATCGCCGTCCCCGGAACGTGGGACGAGTTGCTCGTGGCCGCGGACAAGCTGAATGCCAAGGGCATCCAGCCGTTCTCCGCCTCCGGCGCGCAGGGCTGGCCGCTCACCCGCCTGATCAGCGGCTACCTCTACCGCAGCCTCGGGCCCGACGCCCTCGACAAGGTCGACGCCGGAACCGCCAAGCTGACCGACCCGGCCTACGTCAAGGCAGCCGAAGAGATCGCGGCCCTCGGCAAGAAGGGCTACTTCGGCAAGGGCGTCGGCTCCATCGACTACGACACCGCGATGAACCAGTTCCTCACCGGCAAGTCAGGCATGTTCTACATGGGCAGCTGGGCCCTGGCGAACATCGCCGACCCCAAGCAGAACAAGGTCGGCGCCGAGAACGTCGGCTTCATGCCCTTCCCCGCCGTCAAGGGCGGCAAGGGCTCCATCGACCAGTACCCCTCCAACATCGGCCTCGCCGTCACCCTCGGCTCGAAGGCCTTCGACAAGAAGACCGGAGCCTGGGTCAGCTGCATCGCCAAGAACTTCGGCAGCACCGCCCTGAAGGACCACGGCACCATCACCGGCTTCAAGGTCAACACCCCGGTCAAGGACTCCAGCGAGGTGGCCGGCACCGTCCGCAAGACGATCAGCAGCTCCCAGCAGAACGTCCTGTGGTTCGAGGCGCTCTTCAGCACCAAGGCCACCACGATCAGCAACACCAGCGCCCCCGGACTCGTCAACGGCAGCGTCAGCCCCCAGAAGTTCATGGAGACCGTCCAGGCCGCGCTCGGCAGCCAGTAACACCCCGTGAGGCGGGCGGCCCGCCTGTCCATGGCGCGCCGCCCGCCACCGCCTGGCCAGCCCTTCACAGAAACGAAGTGGACACCACTCATGCACCGCGTACTCGGTGACCGCAGGGCGATCATGATCCTGCTCGGTCCCGCACTCCTCCTCTACACCCTGATCATGCTCGTCCCCATGGTGTGGTCGCTCGGGTACTCCTTCACCAAGGGCAACTCCATCGAGGGCTTCAAGGGCAACGGCCTGGCCAACTTCACCCGGCTCCTCGACGACCCGGCCGTCCACGACGCCTTGTGGTTCACCCTCAAGTACGCGGTCATCGTCACCGCCGGCCAGGTCATCGCCGGCTACCTCCTGGCCCTGCTCTACGTCTTCTTCCTCAAGAAGGCCTCCGCGCTCATCCGCACGCTGGCCTTCTTCCCCGTCATCCTGCCCACCGTCGCGGTCGGCCTGCTCTTCCAGAAGCTCTTCCAGGTCGCCCCCCAGCCCGGCCCCGTCAACTCCCTGCTCAACGCCTTCGGCCTGGAGTCCATCGACTTCTTCGGCAGCGCGAGCAGCGCCTTCTGGGTCCTGATCATCATGGACATCTGGCGTTCCATGGGCTTCTACGCCGTCCTGCTCTTCGCCGGCCTCGTCGACATTCCCGACGAGGTCCTGGAGTCCGCCCGCCTCGACGGCGCCTCCGGCCTGCGCCTGATCCGCCACATCGTCCTGCCGCTCTCGCTTCCCGTTCTCATGTCGTCGCTGATTTTCAGCGTCAACGGCACCCTCAAGGTCTTCGACTCCGTCGTCGCCCTCACCAACGGCGGCCCCGGCAACGGAACCACCCCGCTGACCCTGTACATGTTCCAGTCGTCGTTCACCTACAGCGAGTACGGCTACGGCAGCGCGATCGCGCTGCTCCTGACCGTGGTCTGCCTGCTGGTGAGCCTGGCGGTCTACCGCGTCTCGCGGCGCGACAACACGGAGAGCTGAACGTCATGGCCATCGACACCCTCCAGAAGACCACCAGCACCGGCCACAAGCGTCCCAAGCAGCCCCCGCTCCGCGCCGCGCGCAAGACCGGCGGCCGCCTGTGGATCCGGCTCGCCGTCGCCGTCCTCCTGGTCATCGAGATCTACCCACTGATCTGGATGTTCCTGACCTCGGTCAAGTCCAACAGCGACTACCTCAACAACTCCACCTGGAGCCTTCCCACCACCTGGGAATGGGGCAACTACGCCGAGGCATGGACCACCGGCAACATCGGCCTCTACGTCAAGAACAGCCTCCTGGCCGTCGTCCCCGCACTCGCCCTCATCCTCCTGCTCGGCACCGCGGCCGGCTTCGCCCTCCAGATCATGGTCTGGAAGGGACGCAACCTCACCCTCCTCGTCTTCCTCGCCGGCATGATGATCCCCCCGCAGATGATCCTGCTGCCGCTGTTTACCATCTACTTCCAGACCGGCCTCTCCGGCACCCTGTGGCCGCTGATCCTCACCTACACGGGCACCGGCCTGCCCCTGACCGTCTTCATGATGGCCACCTACTACCGGACCGTCCCCCGCGAACTCTTCGAGGCGGCAACCCTCGACGGCGCCGGCATCCTGCGC
This sequence is a window from Streptomyces sp. NBC_00691. Protein-coding genes within it:
- a CDS encoding ABC transporter substrate-binding protein, with translation MPHRTIRARRLTIASAGVLSLAALVTACGGGGGGTSAAPKDFKYLSVTENTTTRTALTTLSTSTCKAENDALPLKVETIPQAQLDQKLQLLAGQDALPSMFAAGNAPALTKQLAKGGKVADLAMELERLGVLDQLEPAAVSTIKALYGGKLMALPYEYNIEGIFYNKKLFQENGIAVPGTWDELLVAADKLNAKGIQPFSASGAQGWPLTRLISGYLYRSLGPDALDKVDAGTAKLTDPAYVKAAEEIAALGKKGYFGKGVGSIDYDTAMNQFLTGKSGMFYMGSWALANIADPKQNKVGAENVGFMPFPAVKGGKGSIDQYPSNIGLAVTLGSKAFDKKTGAWVSCIAKNFGSTALKDHGTITGFKVNTPVKDSSEVAGTVRKTISSSQQNVLWFEALFSTKATTISNTSAPGLVNGSVSPQKFMETVQAALGSQ
- a CDS encoding carbohydrate ABC transporter permease, yielding MHRVLGDRRAIMILLGPALLLYTLIMLVPMVWSLGYSFTKGNSIEGFKGNGLANFTRLLDDPAVHDALWFTLKYAVIVTAGQVIAGYLLALLYVFFLKKASALIRTLAFFPVILPTVAVGLLFQKLFQVAPQPGPVNSLLNAFGLESIDFFGSASSAFWVLIIMDIWRSMGFYAVLLFAGLVDIPDEVLESARLDGASGLRLIRHIVLPLSLPVLMSSLIFSVNGTLKVFDSVVALTNGGPGNGTTPLTLYMFQSSFTYSEYGYGSAIALLLTVVCLLVSLAVYRVSRRDNTES
- a CDS encoding carbohydrate ABC transporter permease, whose product is MAIDTLQKTTSTGHKRPKQPPLRAARKTGGRLWIRLAVAVLLVIEIYPLIWMFLTSVKSNSDYLNNSTWSLPTTWEWGNYAEAWTTGNIGLYVKNSLLAVVPALALILLLGTAAGFALQIMVWKGRNLTLLVFLAGMMIPPQMILLPLFTIYFQTGLSGTLWPLILTYTGTGLPLTVFMMATYYRTVPRELFEAATLDGAGILRAFWTISLPVVRNALLTVGLVQFFFIWNDLLIALTFTNSQDLRTVQVGLLNFTGDFGATQYGPLFAAICINVFGTLVIYLFLNQKVMKGLTSGAVKG